Within the Deltaproteobacteria bacterium genome, the region GCAGTCTCGATTCAGGAATACGCGGTGAATATAACTTTGAATTGATTGAACTGCTAGAAGAGGGATGGGCTCTACAAAAAGGAAATAAGCTCAAAATTTGGCAGTCGATGGGACTGATCATGCTGGTGATGCTTGCCGTTATCTACTCCCTGAGCACTATTCTTGGCATTGATCCCACTTCACCTACTGGCGACGAAGATTGGAAAGTAAGCCTCTTTTTTCAGGCAGCGGTTGGAGTAACGCTTATGCCTCTCACTGTTGGCTTATACATCATGACCATCCGGATGGCCTGCGGTGTAGATACTAAGGCAACAGAAGTATTGGGGTATTTTGAACACGCACCCAAGCTATTGGCTTGGTACTTCGTTCACATGTTTTTTACTTATGCAGGTTTTTTCGCACTTATTGTACCTGGCATCTATTTGAGCGTGGCTTACCAGCTTGCCTTACCAATCTTCATCGAAAAAAATCTGGGTATCTGGGAATCTCTTGAGGCTTCTCGTAAAGCACTCACGTCACGGTGGTTTAGTTTCGCTTACCTGCTCGTGGTGCTCACGTCCCTAGCCGCTTTAAGCCTTATGACCGTCATAGGACTGATCTGGACGTTACCATGGTACTTTTGCACCATCGGCATCTTGTACCGTCGCATATTCGGATTAGAGGAAGTAAGGCCGCAGCTTCCTGAACAAACTCAAGCGGGCACCTCTTTAAATGTACCCACCCTGCCCGACTTAAGCCGCTACGATAGACCTAAAGACGAAGAATAGGAGTCGTTACTCCTGACAATTTCCAGTTGCCTCGAAACGGTGGGGCAGTCCATCACGCATCCGTGAGCACCAAGAGCCAAATAGAGTCACCGACTGCTCACCGCTTAGGTTCCAACCATCGGTCTCAGTCTCATCAAAAGGGACTGGCTCGTTATCAACCGTAAATCCAAGACCCACTGCAGTGCTCGCATCAAAAGGCAATTCAAATGTGCACGGCACCACGCTTGCTGAAAGCTCACTTAAAGCCTGAGTAAGCTCTGCTTGATCCGCCACGGAAATATGTTGCCCATCCATCGCAGCACCGCCGGCCAAAGCCATCGCGTCCAATAAATCGGTTACACCTTCTGTACCTGGTAAACCAACAACAAACGTTTTAATACCTTGCTCACGCAGTACCAGCACCTGATTAGAGGTCCGAACGGCATCCAAGCAATTGGCTCCGTTCAGCATGCAGGTTGCACCAGGGATACAGTCACAGGTTTGCCAGTTCATTCCCATATTGCAACCAGGACCACCATCGGTCGCCAGAAGGATATAGTTCACACCGCCGGCATTGTTGGTTTGCAGCCATTCACCTGCCGTAACCAGTGCCTCATATGTGGGCGTGCCTCCGAGTGGATCCCAATTATCCATACCCGTAATAATATCAGCTGCGCTTTGAGAAGTGGGTTCCACAATGACCTGCCCTGAGCCACAAGCATCGATGCCGGCGCTGGGAAATAGCAATAAGCCAAAATCAACGACATCTTCCATTGCAGTGGTTACCGATGCGAGACCAGCTCTCATATCTGCCCAACGGGTTTCTTCATTCATGCTTCCCGAACGGTCTACGACCAACATCATCTTAGCAACCTGCCCAGCCTCTGGCTTAAGCACCATCACAAAAGAGTCGTCGCAATCGTCTTCCTCAACAGAACTCGGATCGGTCGTCTCAGGCTCAGTTGGGGTTTCATCACCCGGC harbors:
- a CDS encoding VWA domain-containing protein codes for the protein MTAIVFLAACSETQSPTGDGATDTNPGTSTEGNTGDDSSSTGTETEPGDETPTEPETTDPSSVEEDDCDDSFVMVLKPEAGQVAKMMLVVDRSGSMNEETRWADMRAGLASVTTAMEDVVDFGLLLFPSAGIDACGSGQVIVEPTSQSAADIITGMDNWDPLGGTPTYEALVTAGEWLQTNNAGGVNYILLATDGGPGCNMGMNWQTCDCIPGATCMLNGANCLDAVRTSNQVLVLREQGIKTFVVGLPGTEGVTDLLDAMALAGGAAMDGQHISVADQAELTQALSELSASVVPCTFELPFDASTAVGLGFTVDNEPVPFDETETDGWNLSGEQSVTLFGSWCSRMRDGLPHRFEATGNCQE